The genomic segment CAGGTCCGGGAGCAGGTCGTGCAGATCGTGGACGGGGAGCGGTACTGCTTCGCACGTTGCGAGTGCGGTATGTCCCCGGCGACCTTCTACCGTGCCCTGGAGCACCCACTGGCCCACCTGTTCATCCGTACCCAGAAGGTCCAGCGGGAAGAGGAGGGCACTCAGACCCGGCGTAACGTCGCCACGCTGTTCACGGTGGCGCTGTACGAGCCGGAGATGCCGGTGGACCTGGAGCAGGCGTTCTGGGCGGAGAGCGTTCAGGAGTTGGATATATTTTTAGCCGTCCCAGACAGCACCTCTCAAGATGACGGGACAAAAAGAAGCCCCTTAACTACTCAAAAACAAGGGAAGACTTGTGGAAAACTCACCGGTCACCTCGGAGGGGCTTCCGCAGACCACCAGAGCGCCGAGGACGCGAGGCAGAAGCTGCTGGGCTGGATTGACAGTGCCGCCCTAATCTCAAGGGCTGGAGACCGTATTGATCTCGATGACAACACCCTGGGGAGTTGTATAGACAGGTTACGAACGAGCAATCCGACCATCTGGGAACTCGCGGTGCAGATCGCCATTCACCACGACGAGAAGGAAACGCAGGCGGTGGCAGCCGTCGGGTACTACAAGGCCCTGGTCCACCTGGGCATCCCCACCGTGCGGCGCTGCATCAAGCGGCTGGAGAAGTGGCGCGCGAAGGGTCAACGGATCGACACGCCTGGTCGACTCCTCATGCACCACCTGAACCGCGAGGCGAGGGCCGCCACGGGCTTCCCCATCCGCGACCTTGGCACCGAGCCAGGACAGTTCGTGGCCTAGCTCTAGCGACCGCTCAGGCGCTGCAGTTCTCCAGCAAAGAGGCACAGATGTAACACCAAACTGAACAACCCACAAAACCAGGTAGGGAAGAGAGTCAACGGCGCAAAAGAAGAGCACGGAGGGCGCCATCCCCTATTGCCCCTTGATTCTATATATTCAGATGGCGAGCCTTCATCCCCAACAGAGCGTGTTCGCCCCTGGTGATTCAAGAGAGCGGCGGCAATCGTCCAACACAGCTTTAAAGTCCAACGATCGTGGCCACAGAACCACCCACAGTCACGATCACGGAGAAGCTCGACCGGTTGTTGTAGGAGGGCCTGCTCTGTTGTACAGGCCGTATACCTACCCTTTGCGGCAACACCTCTCGTACACCTGCAGGTAGACATCGCCATTCACGACGACAAGGAAACGCAGGCGGTGGCGGCCGTCGGCTATGACAAAGCCCTGGTTCGCCTGGGCGTGCCCACAGTGCGGCGCTGCATCAAACGGCTGGAGAAGTGGCGCGCGAAGGGCCAGCGGATCGAGACACCAGGGCGTCTGCTGATGCACCACCTCAACCGGGAGGCGAGGGCGGCTTCCCCATCCGTGACCTCGGCACCGAGCCGGGACAGTTCATGGCCTCGCCCAGGACCACTCCAGAAGCTCTGGCCTAAGCCGGGTCATGCTGGATTCTGCTGACAAGGTGGAAGTCTGAGGCAAGCCACACAAAGGGCTGACCACGCTTTTCACCAGCAACTCGGGAAGTTTGGGGGATTGACAGAGCATCTCTGTCTGGTTGAACCAATAAAACCGTTGTGGAGGGACTTCTGATGTTCTATACACCTCAGCCCGAGCTATCGGGGATTTTGGGGGAGTTGGGAGCAAAACTATCGGGGACTTTGGGGTATTCAGAGAAAACCGTGTTCTGGACGCTAGCTCTCGGAAAATATGCCTTTGAGCTAAACCCTCGGGGACTTTGGGGAATAAGACGCATGATCTATCGGGAACTTTGGGGGATTGGAGGGCAAATTATCGGGATCTTTGGGGGGGAAAACTCAAAATTTCTCGTCCAGTACACGTATGCATTCCCCCCTTGTTGTTGTTTTCTTTTATCTTTTAAAAACAAAAGAAACAACAACAGCTCAGGAGAGTCTCTTGAATAAGTCCATCCAGCGCCTGCCTCACTACACCGATGAGCGGTTTGTCGCTCAGCTGGGGATCGTGAGCATCCAGAGTCGCATCGACGAGGACAACCCCCTCAGCAAGCGGTGGACGAGTGAATTCACCATCGGCGGCGCGCAATACCACATTGAAGGCTTCGCCGCCGACTTCGGACGCCCACGCGGCATCGACACGGACATCCTGTTGGCCCTGGAAACCAAGTTCCTCCTCCTGGGCTGCCCAGATGACGATCAGGTCGTCACGACCCCCTACGAACTCATCCGGATGGTGGGTGACGATTATAAGATTCTCAGAAGGCGGTATGAGGACTGATATTTACAACTTACCCGATGACTTAGCTCGTTTGCGATCAGAAGGCGCATTCTTCAAGATGACTGGGAGATTAATGTCAGGATGTGAGGCTGCAGTTTATCTCGGCGAAGAAAAGAAGGAAATATTTTTTGAGATAAAACGTGATAGCGAACCACTATCTTATTACGTTTTTGTTCCAAAAGGGCTTCATAAATTCCAACTTGAACGGAATTATAGCAATTGTGGAGTAAATCTAATAGTTACTCATGGTTACTAGATAGCTTTCTTACGGCTTCAAACGACAAAAACGGACTCAAGAATTCCTGGCCCTGCACGCCCGAGTCTCGAACCTCCACCGTCACACCCGGACCACGGTCCCCGCCGCCCTCGGACGAAGCCATCCGTCCGCAGCCCTGCTTCGCTGGCGAGAGGCGATACAGCAGGCGGCTTGAGAATCAAGCCGCCTGCTGGGATCCTTCGGCCCCGCCGAGGTTAAGTTGCCAGAACCCTCAGGAGTTGCACCTTCATAGCCGGAAAAAATGCGCCTGGAGGGTAAAAATACTGATCAAAGAGACTCTGCCGGAAGCCGACAACCTCACCAGCGGCGAGTGGGGCATCATGTCGCGCGAGGAAAGCACCTGGCAGTGGCGGTAACTGCGCGTGGGCGGAGATGACGGGTACGGACGCCATCACCTCCTTATTGGGAGGGTGACGGTGAGGCGTGCACCACCCAGGGGACTGAGGCCTGCCGTGGTGTCGCCCCCGTGTGCTCCCGCGAGGGCGCGGACAATCGCCAGGCCCAGGCCGCTGCCTCCGGTGTGACGCGAGCGGCTTTCGTCCAGACGGGTGAAGCGGGTAAATACCGCCTCGCGGCTGGCTGGAGGAATCCCGGGGCCGTCGTCGTCGACATGCAGCCGCACCAATCCGCTCTTGCATTCCACTCCAATGTTCACTCGGCTACGAGAATGGATCAGGGCATTTTCCACGAGGTTGAGCGTGACCTGACGGAGTCGTTCCGGGTCCGCTTGCAGGGGAGCAGGGGAACCTTCCAGGTGCAGGGTGACGCCGCGCGCAGCAGCGCGGTCAGTCAGGTCGCAGACGACTTTGTCTGCCAGTGCCGTCAGATCCGTGGGCTGCAGGTTCAGCACCAGACGGCCCGCATCGGCGAGCGTGAGGGTCCGGAGGTCGCCCACCAGGTGGGTCAGGTGCTGCGTTTGGGTGCTCAGGAGTTTGATCTGCCGGGTATCCAGCGGGTATACGCCGTCTTCGAGGGCGTCAAGCCGCCCCTGCATTATGGAAATGGGTGTGCGCAGCTCATGCGCGATGTCCGCCACCGCCTGTTGCCGTTCTCGCTCCAAGATCTGCAGGTTGTCGGCCATCTCGTTGAAGGTTCGCGCCAGGTCGGCCACCTCGCGGTCCCCGGGCAGCACGGGAGCGCGGGAGTCCAGATTCCCCCGAGCGAGTTGGTTCGCGGCCTGCGCCACGGCACTCAGCGGTTGCGAGACCCGCCTGGCGATCAGCAGGCTGAGCAGGGCGGCCAGTGCGGCCGCCACCAGCCCGCCGTGCACCAGGCTGCGCTGCACATCCCGCACAAAGCTCTGGGTACGGGAGCTAAGCATCACGGGAAAGCGCCCGCTTCCCTTGCGCCGCTCGGCGATGCGGCGCGCCTGGGCCATGGCAGCCTCCGCTTCCGCCGCCCGTTCACTGTGGGCGCGGCTGGGCGGAGGTGGGGGCTGAGGCAGGGGCTCTCCCCGGCGCTCGGCTTCCTGACGGGCGCGCAGGTAGGCCTGCACCTCGGGAGGCAACCGCGCCACTTCCCGCCGCACCGCGAAGTTCGAGAACAGGAACGTCAGACCCACCGACAGCGCCACCACCAGCAGCATGGACGCCAGCAGCGTCAGGGCCAGGCTGGGGCCGCGGCGCACCGGGGGCCATGAAAATTTCAAGGTTGCGTCTCCAGCCGGTATCCCACGCCCCGAACGGTTCGCAGCAGCCCTCCGGCTCCACACCCGTCGAGCTTGCGCCGCACGCTGGCGAGGTGTGCGTCCACCACCCGCTCCAACGCGTCGCTGTCTGGCAAAGCGGCCGCCAAGAGGTCCTCTCGAGTGAACGCCCGTCCTGGGGCTTCTGCCATATGGGCAAGCAGGCGAAATTCCGCGGGCGTCAGGGCCAACGGCTGCCCACCCACCCGGACCTCCACCGCCCGGCGGTCGACTTCCAGTGGCCCGACCCGGAGGAGCGGTCCCGTGTCCTGCAAGGCCGTGATGGTCCGGCGAAGCACCGCCTTGACCCGGGCCATCACCTCGCGGGGCCGGAAGGGCTTCACCACGTAGTCGTCCGCTCCCAGTTCCAGGCCCACGATCTGGTCGGTTTCCTCGGCGTGGGCGGTGACCAGAATCACGGGCGTGGCGCCCTCGCCCCGCACAATCTTCAGCACCTCCAGACCACTGCGGCCCGGCAGCATCACGTCCAGCAGGATCAGGTCCGGTCGGCTCGCCCGAAAGGCGGTGAGGGCGACGTTGCCGTCTCCAGCCCGTTCAGTGCGGTAGCCCTCCTGCTGTGCATAGGCTTCCAACACCTCCGCGAGCTGCGGCTCGTCCTCCACAATCAGGATCAGGGCACTCATCTGCTCCATGGTATGGAAGGTCTGTGAAGGCATTGCGAAGATGCACAAGGGGTTTTTTGAGGTCTTGGAGCAATTTTCGTGCTGCAGGACAATTCGCAGGCGTCTTCGTCAAATCTTCGAAAAAGGTGCACAGTACCTTCGACAACCGCTGAAAGACTCAGTCGATGCGAGTTGCCTCCCCTCCCCCCGTCCGCTGGCCGCGCGTCTTGGCGCTGAGCGTTGGCCTTCCCCTGAGCGGAGCGGCTCTCGCCCAGCCCCCCCGTGACCTGACCCTCGAAGCCGCCCTCGCTCAGCTGGCTCAGGCCCCCAGCGTGACCCAGGCCCAACTGAGCGTCGTGACCGCCGAACAAAACCTCAGGGCGGCCCGCAGCGCCCTGGGCCTGACGGTCAGTGTGACGGGCAACGCAAGCTACGCGGGCGCCAACCTGGCTACGGACGGCACCGAAACGGCGTCCACACTGAATGGCAACGTGGGTGTCAACGTTTCGCTGGGGTTGTTGCCCTGGTCCAGCAGCCAGGCAGGGCTGCGCAGCGCCGAGCGCAATCTGGCGCTGGCGCGCGCTCGGTCCAGTGAGACACAGGGCACAGCCCGCCTGAACGCCGTTCAGCAGTACCTCGCTGGTGTGGTGGCCACCCAGGACGTGGCCCTCGCCGACCGAACCCTCGCCCTGCGGCAACGCCAGCTTGCCGTCGAGCAGGCGCAGCTGGAGAACGGCAATGCCACCGCCCAGAGCGTGCTCAGCGCCCAAGCGAACGTGCAGGCGGCCCAGGGCGCACAACTCCAGGCCGCTGCCAACCTGGACGCCGCCCGGCGCAGCCTGGGTGCAGCCCTGGGCCAGGACCTCAGCCTGGTGAGCTTCAGCAGCCTGCCCGAGGGGGCCTTCACCCTGCCGGATGTATCCGCGCTCGTCACCCAGGCCCGGATGAGGCGCCGCGAAGTCCTGGAGGCTCAGAACGCCCTCGCCTCAGCGCAGGAAGCCCTGGAGACGCAGCGGCGCGACGCGACCCTGCCCGACGTGACCGCCAGCGTCCGCTACGGTCCAGGCACGGGCGGCCTGCAAGCCAGCCTGAACCTCAAGCAGGGAACCGTCGGCGCCGCCTACACCCTGCCGGTGGGGACGTCCGGCAGCACGGTCAACCGCCTGACGGCCAGCCTCAGCGGAAGTTACGTCATCTACTCGCCGAGCGTGAAAGCGCAGGTTTCGGCGGCCGAGGCGACGGTGACCCAGGCGCAGCTTTCGCTGAGCACCGCTCAGCAGAACGTGGAACTTGACGTGCGGACGCGTTACAGCGCCCTGCAGGCGAGCCTGATCGCCATTCAGAGCCGCGAAACGCAGGTTCAGGTGGCCCAGGCGGGCCTGGACGCGGCCCGCACCCGGCTGGAGGCTGGGACGGGTACTGCCGACGACGTGACAGCCGCCGAACTCAACCTCCTGCAAGCACAGCGCGATGTCCTGAGTGCCCGCGCCACCGCCCAGACCACCCTCATTCAACTGCAAAACGCCGCTGGAGGCCCCGCATGAAAACCCTCTCTCCCCTGCTCCTGACCGCTGCCCTGCTGCTTTCCACCGCTGGTGCCCAGGGTGCCGTCAGCCTGACTCAGGCCGTCACCGCTGCGCTGACCAACAACAGTGACGTCAAGACCGCCCAGGCCAACCTGCAAAAAGCCCAGGCGGCCAACAAGGCCGCGCAGGCCGATCCCAGCACCTTGGCGGCCGCCAAACTCTCTGCCCGGAGCAGTGAGGCGCAGGCGGAGGCGCAGCTGCACGGCGCGCGGCTGAGCACCCTCCAAAACACCATTACCGCGTACACCGCGTTGCTCGAAGCGCAGGAGAACATCGAACTCCAGACCCTACAGGTGCAGGTGGATCAGAAGGCGGTGCAGGTCGCGCAGGTCAAGCTCAAGGTGCAGAACGCCACCGCGCTGGACGTGCAAAACGCCCAGAACACCCTCTCCGGCAGCCAGCAGAACCTGGCCGACGCCCGTGCTCAGGTTAACCTGGCCAGCGCCAAGCTCAGCACCTTGACCGGGTTGAGCAGTGGAGTTCGCGCTTCGGGCATCAGTTCCGTCCCCAAGCTGTCCACCACGCTGGCGAAATTGCAGCAGGGTCTGCCGGAACTCAGCAGCGTGATCTCGTCCACGAACGATGTGGCCGCTCAGCAACTCGCGGTGAAGCTGGCGGACAATGACTTCACGCCTGCGCGCACCCTGAGTGATGCCCGCACAGCCCTGGCCAACGCGCAGCGCAGCCTGGACAGCGCTCAGAAAAGCGCAGGTCAGACGCTGGCCAGCGCCTACCAGAGCGCGCAGAACAGTCAGGAGCTTTTGAGCGTCGCCCAGAGCCGCGAAGCCGCCGCTCAGAAGACCTACACCCAGGATGCTGCGCGCTTGAAAAGCGGCACCATTAGCGCCGTCGAGCTGCAAAACAGTCAGTTGGCGCTGAAGAAAGCCCAGTACGCCCGATTGCAGGCGCAGAATAACGTGCTCGAAGCCCTCGCGGCCCTTTCCGTGGCTGCTGGGCAGAACCTGACCGGCATTGGGGGCAACCTATGACCACGCCTGCTGCGGCCGCCCGGTCTTCCCGCCCCGGGAAGCGCCGCAAGCGCTGGCCCTGGGTCGTGACCAGCCTGCTGCTGCTGGGCGGCGTGGGCGGCGGGGTGTACTACAACCGCACGCGGACCACTCAGACGGTAACCGAAACGCAAACCGTGACCACCCAGGCGGTCCGGCCCGGAACCGTGCGGATCAGCGTCAGCGGTCCTGGTACCCTCGAAGCGAACGCCACCCGGACCGTGGGCGCAGACCTCACGGCCACGGTGGGCCAGGTTCCCGCCGTGGGCGAGCGGGTCACGAAGGGCCAGCTCCTCACCACCCTCAACAGCGACGAGGTGGAAGAAAATGTTCAGACCGCGGAGCTGAATCTCCGCAAGGCACAGGCCAGTCTGGACGCCACGCGCGCGGGCCAGTCTTCCAGCCGGGCCGGGCGGCAGAGCAGCGTGACTCAGGCTCAAGGCAACGTCGCCGATGCTCGCCAGGCGCTCACGGAGGCCGAGCGTACCCTGAACGCGCAGGAGCAGCTCTACGCGATTGGCGCAGTGAGTGGACAGGCCTTGAATGACGCCCGCAATACTGCCAACAAGGCCCGGTTGACCCTTCAGAGCGCCCAAGCCAGCCTCACGGCGGCTCAGACGCAAGCTGAAACCGGAAGCAGCAGCGACGCCGAGAACTTGAGGAGCGCGCAGATTGCCGTGCAGCAAGCTCAGGCAGCCCTGGAGACCGCGCAGAAGGCCCGAACGGACCTCAAGGTGTACGCCCCCATCGGCGGGGTGGTGAGCGCCGTGAACGCGACCGAAGGGACTGTGGTCCTGAGCGGCGCGACGCTGCTGACCATCATCGACGACGCCACCCTCAACCTCCCCGTGCAGGTGGACGAGACCGAGATTGCGGGCGTGCAGGTCGGTCAGGCGGCCGAAGTGACCCTGGATGCCTACGACGGAGAGACGTTCGAAGGCGAAGTGATCCGCGTCTCGCCGGGCGCCACCCAATCCAATGGCATTAGCGTCTTTACGGCCACCGTCAGCTTGAGCAATGAGGAGGGCAAACTGCGCAGCGGCATGACCGCCGAGGCGGAAATTATTCAGAGCGAAGCCAGGGGCCTCCTGGTGCCGACGGGAGCCATCGAAACGGTCCGGTCCCGCAGCTACGTACAAGTGCCTGGCGAGGGTGAGGGAGCGGAACCCGAGCGGGTCCGCGTGCAGACCGGGCCCTCCGACGGCACCAATACCGTCGTGATCGAAGGCCTGGAAGCCGGGCAGGAAGTGATGGTGCCGGGCAGCGCCCGGAACGGGACCTCCGGAGCTTCTGGCGCTTCATCCACTCGCCCGAGCAGTGGTTTCGGCGGTGTGGGTAGGCGCGTGCCTGGGGGTTTCGGAGGAGCGCCGTGACGCAGGGCCCCCCTGTGGCCGTGCCCGTCGTGGACATTCGCGACGTTCGCCGGGTCTACGAGCAGGGCGACGTGGTCTTCGAGGCCCTGAAGGGCGTCAGCGTACAGATCAATCAGGGCGAGATGGTGGCCCTGATGGGACCTTCGGGCAGCGGCAAGACCACCCTGATGCAGATTATCGGTCTGCTCGACCGCCCCAGTAGCGGGACGTATCTGCTGGGAGGACAGGACGTGACGGCGCTGAGCGAGAACGAGCGCGCGGAGGCCCGCAACATCGAGATCGGGTTTGTCTTCCAGGCGTTTCACCTGTTGCCCCGACTGAACCTGCTGGAGAACGTGGAGGTGCCCCTCACGTACGCTGGGGTGCCGCCCCGCGAACGGCGGGAACGGGCGTTGCAGGTCCTGGAGCGGGTGGGATTGGCGGACAAAGCGGGGAACCTCCCCTCTCAAATCAGCGGTGGGCAGAAGCAGCGGGTCGCGGTCGCCCGCGCCCTGGCCGGCAGTCCACGCCTCCTGCTGGCCGACGAACCCACCGGCAACCTCGACACCCGCACCAGCGAGGAGGTGATGGGCCTGTTTTCCGAACTCCACGCCGAGGGCACCACCGTGGTCCTCGTGACGCACGAGCCGGACATCGGGGCGTACGCCGAGCGGGTGGTCCGCGTGCGGGACGGCCTGATCGAAAGTGATACTCGGCAAATTCCCTACAGGAGAAGCGCAGATCTGGGGGCGCCCGCATGACGGTCACCCACTCCACCCCTTCCGCAGCCGCCACGGCGAGCGCTCCACCCATGCGCCGGGGAGGCGGCATTGGCCTGGGCGGGGCGCTCACCATCGCCTGGAGAGCCATTGTTGGAACGCCTATGCGCTCGGTCCTGACAGCCCTGGGCGTCATCATCGGCGTGGCGGCTGTCGTCGCCCTCACCGCCATCGGGCAGGGCAGTACCGCGGGCGTGACGCGCAACCTTCAGTCCCTGGGCACCAACCTGCTCACCGTGCAGAGCGCCCGCGGTGGTCCGGGCGGAAGCCTGGTCCGGTCTGGTCCCCGTCAAACCATCACGGTCAAAGATGCCGAGGTGCTTGCGACCGCTTTTGGTTCCCGCGTTGCTGGAATAGCGCCGTCCGCCCAGACCAGCGTTCAGGCGAAGATGGGCAGCAACAACACGCAGGTCTCGGTGGTGGGGACCTGGCCCGCCTATGAGTCGGTCCGGAACAGTCCGGTCGCTTCCGGAAGCTACTTCACCCAGGCCGATGTGGACGGCAGAAAACGGGTGGCCGTGATCGGCGCGCAGGTGGTCACCGACCTGTTTGGCGAGGACGCGGACCCGGTAGGGCAAAAACTGCGGTTGGGGAGCGTGAGCTTCACGGTGGTGGGCGTGTTGCCCGACAAGGGCAACAGCGGCTTTGGCAACGCCAACAGTCAGGTGCTGATTCCCCTCAGTACCTACCTCCGGCGCTTCTCGCGGACCAACAGTGCGCGTGGGCAACCGACCGTGAGCAACGTCTACCTCCAGGCCAGCGACGCCAAGGACCTCACGCAGCTGCAGGCAGACGTGACGGATCTGCTGGCCGTTCGTCACGAACAAACCGACCCCGAGAACCTTGACTTCCAGGTGCAGAACCAGGCCGATGCCCTGGAGAGCCTCAGCAGCGTCACCACCACGTTGACCCTGCTCGTGGGCGCCATCGCGGGCATCAGCCTGCTCGTGGGCGGCATCGGAATCATGAACATCATGCTCGTGTCCGTCACCGAGCGCACCCGCGAGATCGGCGTGCGAAAGGCGCTGGGAGCCAAGCCACGCGACATCCTCACGCAGTTCCTGGTGGAGGCCAGCCTGCTCTCGGTGGGCGGTGGAGTAATCGGCCTGCTGCTGGGCGTAGCCGCCGCCTACGCCGGGAACGCTTTCGGGATTGCCCCCGTCTTCAGCCTCACGCCGATGCTCGTTGCCTTCGCCTTCAGCGCCGTAGTGGGCGTCTTCTTCGGGTACTACCCCGCCGCCCGTGCGGCCCGGCTCGATCCGGTGGACAGCCTCCGCTACGAGTAGGACCGTCCGCTTCCAACCCTCTTCCCCTTTTCCCCTAAGGAGTTCGACATGCGCTTCAACCACACCCGTACCCTGCTGTTCGCCCTGCCCTTTACCCTGACCCTCGCCAGTGCACAACAGGGAGGTGGGCAGGCCGGTCAGCGGCAGATGACGCCCGAGATGCGCGCCCGGATGCAGCAGATGCAGCCCATTCTGGACCTCTCTCAGACGGTGCGCCTGCTCCCCGACCTGGAGAAGAACAAGGCCACCGCCCTCACCAAAGCCCAGGCCAAGAGCCTACTCACCATCCTCACCACCCTGCAAAAAGCCAGCGCGGTGCAGCCGAACGACGCGAAAAAGTACCTCACGCAGATCGAGGACAAAATCCTGACTGACAAGCAACTTACGGCATTGGACGCTGCGATGCTGAAGGCGGAAAAGGAACGTGAGGCGCAGCGCGCCAGGCGGCAGAGCGGCCAGGGCGCGGGAGCCCGTATTCCCGGCGTACCCGGCGGCTTTCTGCCCGGTGCAGGCGGGCGGCGGCCGGGCGGACAAAATGCCCAGGGCCAAAACGGCCAGGGGGGGCAGCCAGGCCAGTTCAATCCCTTCAAGCAGGGACGTGGAGCAGACGAGCTCAAGAAGTACATCAGCGCACTTCAGAAAAAGTAAGGGTGATGTAGGGCTGGAGAGGGATATCCGCCGAAGGCCACCATTGAGGAAACTCTGCCCGTACCTTGATCACTCCGCCGAATCTGCCTGAGCGACGAACCGGACCGGCTGAGGAGAACGATACAAAGAAAGGACGCTCTGGGCATAACCCAGAGCGTCTTCGGCGTTTCTGATTGGCGCGGCGTCAGCACGTTACATCTGTAAGGAATACAAGCGGAATCCGCCTGACTCTTTTGTTGTGTATCCGACGCTACGACAGGCGTGCTCAAGCGCTTTCACTTCCCAGAAAGGATCCGCTGTCCACCGTACCGCTTGACTCAGTTGCTTTCATCCCTGACTGGTTTCGTGGAGGGCGACCCTGCTTGTCCAGGCTGCACCTGGCTTACCCGCACTGCACAGGCCTTCTGAAGGGAAGGGCGACACTCCCCCGCTTGGCCTATGGCTTTGGCGTGTACTGCTTCATTCCCCCCGCCTGCTCGAAGGCCTGTTGTAATTCGGGAACGGGCTTCTCCGGTTTACTCTTAGGGTCACCGGGAAGGGTACGGGCGAAGAACTCCAGCGCATCGGAGTAGTTGTCCGCGTCCGCGTCCGCATTCTTGGCCAGAACCGAACCCAGGACCACGCGGAAGTTGGCTTTGGGTTGCGCTCGGAATTCGGCCTGAAGGCTTTGGCCGAACGCATTCCAACCTTTCCCCCCCTGGGGCTGAGTGTGGCAGGTCGTGCAGGGCATGACCTTTCGGGTCAGCTCCCACAGGGGGTCGTCCTTATCGTGACCCAGCATGCGGGCAGCCTCCGTGCGGTACTTGGGCAGGGCCACCGCCGCTGGGGCCGAAAGCAACACGAGCCCAGCCAGCAGCAAGGCGCCCAGTCGAGGATCTTTGACGCCTCCCCTCATCCAGCGTCCGCTCATTTCCCAGTGCCTCCAGTGCAGAGTTCTGAGCGCTGGATCCACCGCTTCATTGAAGTTACGCCACCCACGCTGGCCCCACGAAGCTGCCGTTCAGAATATCGTGGGCGTTGAGCCCCAACCAGTTCGTCAGCGCCCCGGCATACACACCCCGGAAGTCCTGCTTGTAACGGATGTCCCCGTCCGCGAGGTTTTCCAGGTCGGGACTGGCACCGTGGATGCCGCCCTTGACACCTTTGCCCAGGGCAAACATAACGCTGCCTTGCCCGTGATCGGTGCCTGCGCTGGCATTCTCAGCGACCCGGCGCCCGAATTCGGAAAAGCCCATCACTATGACCCGGTCTGCCAGGCCTTGCGTCTCCAGGTCAGCCTGGAATGCGGCGAGGCCAGAAGCGAGGGTCGCGAGCAACTCGTCCTGATCGGCCCGCTGGCCCGCGTGGGTGTCAAAGCCGCCCAGCGACACGTACAGGACCCGCTGTCCCGTTCCAGCAGCGATCAACCGCGCCGTATCCTGCAGATTGGTTCCGAAGCGGCCCTCCGGGTATTTCGCACTTGGACGGTATCTCGCTGCGTTCGCCTGCACCTTCTGGGTGTTCGCCACCATCTGCCGGGTCGCGCGGCTCAGATAGTCGGCCTCACCCTGACGGGGGGCGTTGAGCAAGCGCTCAAATACCCCGTCCAGTCCCGCCGGGAGCCGCACTTGAAAGCCATCGACAGTGTCGATGGAAGGGAGGCTGAAGTCGGCGGCCCGTAATGCCTGCGGGGTAGTGCCGCCGATATTCGACGCGCAAAATGGATCCCCTATCTTCTCAGCCACGCGCCCAATCCACCCCTCCGCTTGCGCCTGGGTGGGATCAGCGGTGTGCCAGATCGCCATGGAGGCGAAGTGACTGCGGTTAGGATTGGGATACCCCACGTTCTCCATCCACGCGAGGTGCCCGCTGTCCCAGAGCGGCATCAGGGGTTTCAGCCCTGGATGCAGTCCCAGGTCAGGCGTGACGGTGAGCACATCCTTTTTGGGAATGGCAATGTTGGGCCGTGCTGCGTAGTAGGCCCCGTTGGTATAGGGAACCAAAGTATTCAGGCCGTCGTTGCCTCCGGTCAGCTGGATGACCACCAGCGTTCGGCCATTTGAAGCGGGTTCGGCAGCGGCCTGGGCCGCTGCACGGGCCAGGAAGCCGGGCATTCCGCTCGTGGCGGCTACAGCGAGGGCAGAGTATTTCAGGAAGTCGCGTCGGTCCACAGGCATGGTCACCTCGTGAGTGATTCAGGGTTCAGGCCAGCCCATATTCTGGGCTGATGAGGGTCAGGTACAGGCGCTGCTGAGGCGTGAGGCCTTTTGTAAAAGCCTCGAGAGGCGAGCGTTCGGCACCGAGCAAGGCAAGGTCGGTCGGCTGGGTCTCCAGCTTCGGGGCGTTGTTGCCCAACGTGAGCGAGGCCGCCAGTTGCATCCGCAGCAGCAGGGCAGTATCCCCGACCCACTCGCGGCCTCCATCCCA from the Deinococcus hopiensis KR-140 genome contains:
- a CDS encoding HAMP domain-containing sensor histidine kinase, whose translation is MKFSWPPVRRGPSLALTLLASMLLVVALSVGLTFLFSNFAVRREVARLPPEVQAYLRARQEAERRGEPLPQPPPPPSRAHSERAAEAEAAMAQARRIAERRKGSGRFPVMLSSRTQSFVRDVQRSLVHGGLVAAALAALLSLLIARRVSQPLSAVAQAANQLARGNLDSRAPVLPGDREVADLARTFNEMADNLQILERERQQAVADIAHELRTPISIMQGRLDALEDGVYPLDTRQIKLLSTQTQHLTHLVGDLRTLTLADAGRLVLNLQPTDLTALADKVVCDLTDRAAARGVTLHLEGSPAPLQADPERLRQVTLNLVENALIHSRSRVNIGVECKSGLVRLHVDDDGPGIPPASREAVFTRFTRLDESRSRHTGGSGLGLAIVRALAGAHGGDTTAGLSPLGGARLTVTLPIRR
- a CDS encoding response regulator, whose protein sequence is MSALILIVEDEPQLAEVLEAYAQQEGYRTERAGDGNVALTAFRASRPDLILLDVMLPGRSGLEVLKIVRGEGATPVILVTAHAEETDQIVGLELGADDYVVKPFRPREVMARVKAVLRRTITALQDTGPLLRVGPLEVDRRAVEVRVGGQPLALTPAEFRLLAHMAEAPGRAFTREDLLAAALPDSDALERVVDAHLASVRRKLDGCGAGGLLRTVRGVGYRLETQP
- a CDS encoding TolC family protein, producing MRVASPPPVRWPRVLALSVGLPLSGAALAQPPRDLTLEAALAQLAQAPSVTQAQLSVVTAEQNLRAARSALGLTVSVTGNASYAGANLATDGTETASTLNGNVGVNVSLGLLPWSSSQAGLRSAERNLALARARSSETQGTARLNAVQQYLAGVVATQDVALADRTLALRQRQLAVEQAQLENGNATAQSVLSAQANVQAAQGAQLQAAANLDAARRSLGAALGQDLSLVSFSSLPEGAFTLPDVSALVTQARMRRREVLEAQNALASAQEALETQRRDATLPDVTASVRYGPGTGGLQASLNLKQGTVGAAYTLPVGTSGSTVNRLTASLSGSYVIYSPSVKAQVSAAEATVTQAQLSLSTAQQNVELDVRTRYSALQASLIAIQSRETQVQVAQAGLDAARTRLEAGTGTADDVTAAELNLLQAQRDVLSARATAQTTLIQLQNAAGGPA
- a CDS encoding TolC family protein; this encodes MKTLSPLLLTAALLLSTAGAQGAVSLTQAVTAALTNNSDVKTAQANLQKAQAANKAAQADPSTLAAAKLSARSSEAQAEAQLHGARLSTLQNTITAYTALLEAQENIELQTLQVQVDQKAVQVAQVKLKVQNATALDVQNAQNTLSGSQQNLADARAQVNLASAKLSTLTGLSSGVRASGISSVPKLSTTLAKLQQGLPELSSVISSTNDVAAQQLAVKLADNDFTPARTLSDARTALANAQRSLDSAQKSAGQTLASAYQSAQNSQELLSVAQSREAAAQKTYTQDAARLKSGTISAVELQNSQLALKKAQYARLQAQNNVLEALAALSVAAGQNLTGIGGNL
- a CDS encoding efflux RND transporter periplasmic adaptor subunit produces the protein MTTPAAAARSSRPGKRRKRWPWVVTSLLLLGGVGGGVYYNRTRTTQTVTETQTVTTQAVRPGTVRISVSGPGTLEANATRTVGADLTATVGQVPAVGERVTKGQLLTTLNSDEVEENVQTAELNLRKAQASLDATRAGQSSSRAGRQSSVTQAQGNVADARQALTEAERTLNAQEQLYAIGAVSGQALNDARNTANKARLTLQSAQASLTAAQTQAETGSSSDAENLRSAQIAVQQAQAALETAQKARTDLKVYAPIGGVVSAVNATEGTVVLSGATLLTIIDDATLNLPVQVDETEIAGVQVGQAAEVTLDAYDGETFEGEVIRVSPGATQSNGISVFTATVSLSNEEGKLRSGMTAEAEIIQSEARGLLVPTGAIETVRSRSYVQVPGEGEGAEPERVRVQTGPSDGTNTVVIEGLEAGQEVMVPGSARNGTSGASGASSTRPSSGFGGVGRRVPGGFGGAP